From the Microplitis mediator isolate UGA2020A chromosome 6, iyMicMedi2.1, whole genome shotgun sequence genome, one window contains:
- the LOC130670429 gene encoding uncharacterized protein LOC130670429, protein MAPLPTSRVTLSLVFENTGVDYAGPITLKTFQGRGTKSFKGWIAVFVCFTTSAIHLEAVSDYSAEGFLKVFRRFTSRRGIYKTIRSDCGTNFKGADAILKDLFRQLTKESQELQRILANDGIKWIFNSPGAPHMGGKWEAAVKSVKHHLQRTISDTLLTFEDFSTFLAQVEAVLNSRPLSALSDDPEDISALTPGHFIRGEALTTIPEPSLSSVPESRLSHFQRIHERFQTFWDRWSTECLQAHQSISKWQKTQDNIQVGSLVLLTDERFLPSKWPLARVIQLHLGHDELCRVVTVKTATSTLTRPIVKLTLLPISPYRDDLQEEDSNSSHGCGIRGGGGGSVRK, encoded by the coding sequence ATGGCTCCACTTCCGACTTCTCGAGTAACACTATCTCTAGTGTTTGAGAACACTGGAGTAGATTATGCAGGTCCTATCACATTAAAAACCTTTCAAGGTCGAGGTACAAAAAGCTTCAAAGGCTGGATTGCAGTCTTTGTCTGTTTCACGACCTCAGCAATTCACCTAGAAGCAGTTTCAGACTACTCAGCAGAAGGATTTCTCAAAGTGTTTAGACGTTTTACCAGTCGTCGTGGAATTTACAAGACTATTCGAAGTGACTGCGGCACGAATTTTAAAGGTGCTGACGCTATTCTCAAAGACTTATTTCGACAATTAACAAAGGAATCTCAAGAACTTCAACGGATTCTCGCTAACGACGGAATTAAGTGGATTTTCAATTCACCTGGGGCGCCTCATATGGGTGGAAAGTGGGAAGCAGCGGTCAAGTCCGTAAAACACCACCTGCAACGAACCATCTCAGACACGCTTCTCACTTTCGAAGACTTCTCCACCTTCCTCGCCCAAGTGGAAGCGGTACTTAACTCACGACCTCTCAGTGCTCTATCAGACGACCCTGAAGACATCTCAGCCTTAACGCCAGGACACTTCATTCGTGGAGAAGCTCTGACTACAATACCAGAACCATCGTTATCCTCTGTACCTGAATCAAGACTCTCTCATTTCCAACGAATTCATGAACGATTTCAGACATTTTGGGATAGGTGGTCAACGGAATGCCTTCAAGCTCATCAGTCGATTTCTAAATGGCAGAAAACTCAAGACAACATTCAAGTGGGCTCATTAGTTCTTCTCACCGACGAGCGATTTCTACCATCAAAGTGGCCTCTTGCTCGAGTCATTCAGCTCCATCTTGGTCATGATGAATTATGTAGAGTAGTAACCGTCAAAACCGCCACCTCGACTCTTACTCGACCGATTGTCAAGCTCACTCTACTGCCAATTTCTCCTTATCGAGACGACTTGCAAGAAGAAGATTCTAATTCCTCACATGGCTGCGGAattagggggggggggggggggagtgTTCGTAAGTAA